A portion of the Terriglobales bacterium genome contains these proteins:
- the cobO gene encoding cob(I)yrinic acid a,c-diamide adenosyltransferase, whose amino-acid sequence MNDIRKGIIIVNTGPGKGKTTAAMGTALRAVGQGMKVLMLQFLKGSWHYGELDAVKAFGDRFVMKQMGRGFVKVGGAETDPEDIRMVEEAWAEAEKAILSGDWDLVVLDEINYAISYGMLDPNKVAEALKKRPEMVHVILTGRNAHPTITDLADTVTEMRQVKHAYEKGVQAQRGIEY is encoded by the coding sequence ATGAACGACATTCGCAAAGGCATCATCATCGTGAACACCGGTCCCGGCAAGGGCAAGACCACGGCCGCGATGGGCACGGCTTTGCGTGCGGTCGGCCAGGGCATGAAGGTTCTGATGCTGCAGTTCCTGAAGGGATCGTGGCATTACGGCGAACTGGACGCGGTCAAGGCATTCGGCGACCGCTTCGTCATGAAGCAGATGGGGCGCGGCTTCGTCAAAGTCGGGGGCGCAGAAACCGATCCCGAGGACATTCGCATGGTGGAGGAAGCCTGGGCCGAGGCGGAGAAGGCGATCCTCTCCGGGGATTGGGACCTGGTGGTGCTGGACGAGATCAATTACGCCATCAGCTACGGCATGCTCGATCCCAATAAGGTTGCCGAGGCGCTGAAAAAAAGGCCGGAGATGGTGCATGTGATCTTGACGGGCCGCAACGCGCACCCCACAATAACTGATTTGGCCGACACCGTTACCGAAATGCGTCAGGTCAAGCACGCGTATGAAAAGGGTGTACAGGCGCAACGGGGAATAGAATACTGA
- a CDS encoding 23S rRNA (pseudouridine(1915)-N(3))-methyltransferase RlmH encodes MKLRIAWIGKTKDAAVQSLTAEYLKRLSRYVATESLEMATETALLKQLDKSRGSLILLDPRGRQLSSEHFAEFLRQHQERGTPSLLFAVGGADGFSDQARAAASFQLSLGKMTLAHELARVVLLEQLYRGFTILKGHPYHLGH; translated from the coding sequence GTGAAGCTGCGCATCGCCTGGATCGGCAAAACCAAGGACGCGGCCGTGCAGTCGCTCACCGCCGAATACCTCAAGCGTCTCTCGCGCTACGTCGCGACCGAGTCACTGGAAATGGCGACCGAGACCGCGCTCCTCAAGCAGCTCGACAAATCGCGAGGGTCTTTGATACTGCTGGACCCGCGTGGCCGGCAACTCTCTTCTGAACACTTCGCGGAGTTTCTGCGGCAACACCAGGAGCGGGGCACTCCGTCGCTGCTGTTCGCGGTAGGCGGAGCGGATGGCTTCTCCGACCAGGCGCGTGCAGCCGCATCATTCCAGCTTTCTCTCGGTAAGATGACCCTAGCGCACGAACTCGCGCGCGTGGTTTTGCTGGAGCAACTCTACCGAGGATTTACAATCCTGAAGGGACATCCGTATCACCTGGGGCACTGA